A genomic segment from candidate division TA06 bacterium encodes:
- a CDS encoding type IV pilus twitching motility protein PilT, with protein MTNGNPQLPQMDQLLEELVLREASDLHLRVGEAPIYRIGGKLVRSEFPVMVEEDTKSLLYSIMTEEQQRRYEKDLELDFAFGLPGVARFRINIFRQRGYVGAIMRVIPLKIRTLEEWKLPLILKELALLPRGLILITGPTGSGKSTTLAAMVEHINSNRRSHIITLEDPIEFLYKDNLAIIEQREVGSDTPTFASGLRHVMRQNPDVILVGEMRNYETMSLAIAAAETGHLVLATLHTTDAAQTVDRIINTYPPESQAQARVQLATVLQAVISQALLPAVGSRKLVGAFEIMLGTPAVRSVIRDGKTPQIYSLIQTGSKFGMQSLDSALKELVQKNLVTLEDALAKSSNPAELETSISR; from the coding sequence ATGACCAACGGCAATCCTCAACTCCCCCAGATGGACCAGCTCCTGGAGGAACTGGTCCTGCGCGAAGCCTCCGACCTGCATCTGCGGGTGGGCGAGGCCCCCATTTACCGGATCGGCGGCAAGCTGGTGCGCAGCGAGTTCCCGGTGATGGTGGAAGAGGATACAAAAAGCCTGCTTTATTCCATCATGACCGAGGAGCAGCAGCGCCGCTACGAGAAGGATCTGGAGCTTGATTTTGCTTTTGGCCTGCCCGGGGTGGCCCGGTTCCGCATCAACATTTTCCGTCAGCGGGGCTACGTGGGGGCCATCATGCGGGTGATCCCGCTTAAGATCCGGACTCTGGAGGAATGGAAGCTCCCTCTGATATTGAAGGAACTGGCTCTTTTGCCAAGGGGTTTGATCCTGATCACCGGGCCCACCGGCTCCGGAAAATCCACCACTTTGGCGGCCATGGTGGAACACATCAACAGCAACCGCCGCAGCCACATCATTACCCTGGAAGATCCCATCGAATTCCTGTACAAGGACAACCTGGCCATCATCGAGCAGAGAGAGGTGGGCTCCGACACCCCCACCTTTGCCTCCGGATTGCGCCATGTGATGCGCCAGAACCCCGATGTGATCCTGGTGGGAGAGATGCGCAACTACGAGACCATGTCCCTGGCCATCGCCGCGGCCGAGACCGGCCACCTGGTGCTGGCCACCCTTCACACCACCGACGCCGCCCAGACCGTGGACCGGATCATCAACACCTATCCCCCGGAATCCCAGGCACAGGCCCGGGTCCAGCTGGCCACCGTACTTCAAGCGGTCATCTCCCAGGCCCTGCTGCCGGCGGTGGGCAGCCGCAAGCTGGTGGGCGCTTTCGAGATCATGCTGGGCACTCCGGCCGTCCGCAGCGTCATCCGCGACGGCAAAACCCCCCAGATATACTCGCTGATCCAGACCGGGTCCAAGTTCGGGATGCAGAGCCTGGACTCCGCCTTAAAGGAACTGGTGCAGAAGAACCTGGTCACCCTGGAGGACGCCCTGGCCAAATCCTCCAACCCCGCCGAACTGGAAACGTCCATCAGCCGGTAA
- a CDS encoding type IV pilus twitching motility protein PilT has translation MQLAELLYLTFQKGASDLILKVGTPPALRLQGNLVPVEVPVLTSEDTKRFAVDIMTKEQLERFRRERELDMACSIANLCRFRASVFFQRNEFGLVFRVVPNRIPTVDELNLPIVCKNLAMRPRGLILVTGPAGCGKSTTIAAMVETRNANQDCHIVTIEDPIEFIYQDKKAEINQREVGKDTHSFTNALKSVLRQDPDMIVIGEMRDLETIQLAITAAETGHLVLSTLHTTDSMQTIDRIVEVFPPHQQAQVRMQISGNLLAVLSQVLPRRADGKGRIVAYELMLINSAIRNLIREGKTSQIPSAIQMGTKQGMMPLNHSLADLVRKRLITLDEALIHTDSPDDLKNNLARAAAPVPPGK, from the coding sequence ATGCAGCTGGCCGAATTACTATATCTGACCTTTCAAAAAGGCGCTTCTGATCTGATCCTTAAGGTTGGTACCCCGCCGGCCTTAAGGCTTCAGGGCAATCTGGTGCCGGTGGAAGTGCCGGTGCTGACCTCGGAGGACACCAAGCGTTTCGCCGTGGACATCATGACCAAGGAACAGCTTGAGCGTTTCCGCCGGGAGCGGGAGCTGGACATGGCCTGCTCCATAGCCAACCTCTGCCGTTTCCGGGCCTCGGTGTTCTTCCAACGAAACGAGTTTGGACTGGTGTTCCGGGTGGTGCCCAATAGGATACCCACCGTGGACGAGCTGAACCTGCCCATCGTCTGCAAGAACCTGGCTATGCGGCCCCGGGGCCTGATCCTGGTGACCGGGCCGGCCGGATGCGGCAAATCCACCACCATAGCCGCCATGGTGGAGACCCGCAACGCCAACCAGGACTGCCACATCGTCACCATCGAGGATCCCATCGAGTTCATCTACCAGGACAAGAAGGCCGAGATCAACCAGCGGGAGGTGGGCAAGGACACCCACAGCTTCACCAACGCCTTAAAGAGCGTGCTGCGCCAGGATCCCGACATGATAGTGATCGGCGAGATGCGCGACCTGGAGACCATTCAGCTGGCCATCACCGCGGCCGAGACCGGACACCTGGTGCTTTCCACCCTGCACACCACCGATTCCATGCAGACCATCGACCGGATAGTGGAGGTCTTCCCGCCCCATCAGCAGGCCCAGGTCCGGATGCAGATCTCGGGCAACCTGCTGGCGGTGCTCTCACAGGTGCTGCCCCGCCGGGCCGACGGCAAGGGCCGGATTGTGGCCTACGAACTGATGCTGATCAACAGCGCCATCCGTAACCTGATCCGCGAAGGCAAGACCAGCCAGATACCCTCAGCCATTCAGATGGGCACCAAGCAGGGCATGATGCCGTTGAACCATTCCCTGGCCGATCTGGTGCGCAAGCGGCTGATCACTTTGGACGAGGCCTTGATCCATACCGACAGCCCCGATGACCTGAAGAACAACCTGGCCCGGGCGGCGGCCCCTGTTCCCCCGGGAAAATAA